CACGTCAAAAACCTCGGAGGAATAGCCCTCAAACTCACAACACCCGGAACCGCAGGAATCCCAGACCGACTCATCCTCCTACCGAAAGGCCACATAGGATTCATCGAACTCAAAGCACCAAACAAAAAACCACGCCCCCTACAACAATACCGAATCAACCAACTCCAACAACTCGGCTTCCACGCAACCTACATCAACCACCCAAACCAAATCCGAAACGCCATCTATGAAATACAAACCACATAACTACCAACAATTCGCCACAAACTTCATCGAAACCAACCCACAAGCAGCAATCTTCCTCGGCATGGGCATGGGAAAAACCATCATCAACCTCACAGCCCTCAACAACCTCATCACCGACCGATACGCAATCACAAAAGCACTCATTATCGCCCCACTACGAGTCGCCAGAGACACATGGCCCAACGAACAAAAAAATGGGACCACCTCAAAAACCTCCGAATCAGCATCATCACCGGAAACCCCACCACCCGATGAAACGCACTCAACACAGACGCAGACATCTACATCATCAACAGAGAAAACATCCCCTGGCTCGTCAACGAACTCGGCAACACATGGCCATTCGACACAGTCGTCATCGACGAACTATCCAGCTTCAAAAATCACAAATCGAAACGCTTCAAAGCACTCAAAACAAAACTCCTACAAATCCACCGCATCATCGGCCTCACCGGAACCTCAGCACCCAACAGCCTCGAAGACATCTGGGCCCCATTCCGCCTCATCGACCAAGGACAACGGCTCGGAAAAACCTCACCCACTACCGCAACAGGTACTTCCTCCTAGACAAACGAAACGGAGCACAAATCTACTCCTACAAAATCCGACCAGGAGCAGACAAACAGATCTACGACCTCATCAAAGACATCACCGTATCCATGAAAACAACCGACTACCTCGACCTACCACCACTAGCCACAACTACAATAAACGTCCACCTCAACCCCAAAGAAAGAACCATCTACAACCAGCTATGCGACGATATGGTCACCACCATCGACACAGGAACCGCCGGAACACTCTCTAACAAACTCCAGCAGCTCTCCTCAGGGGACATCTACACAGACGACGGGGTGCGTCACATCCACAATCAAAAGCTCGACGCATTAGCCGACATCGTCGAGCAAGCATCAGGAAACACCATTCTCGTTGCTTACTGGTTCAAACATGAACTAGAAAGACTCGAAGCAAAATTCCCCCAAGGAAAAGAACTCTCAACCAGCCAAGACATGGATGATTGGTGCGAACAAAAAATCCCCATCGGGTTCATCCACCCAGCGTCTGCAGGGCATGGACTCAACCTCCAAACAGGCGGCCATATCATGGTCTGGCTCACCACACCCTGGTCACTAGAGCTCTACGAGCAAACCAACGCCCGCCTGTTCCGGCAGGGGCAAACACAACCAGTCAGCATCATCCATATCAACGCAACGAACACTATCGACGACGACGTTATGGCGGCACTGGAGCGGAAAGACATCACCCAGTCAGCGCTTATCAACGCAGTCAAGGCACAACTAGGAAAGGACGCACCATGAGTCAACCCCATGACCCGGATGTGCCAACCATTGACATTGGTCTTCTACTTGAGGCTCACAGGCGGCGAGTCAACACCATCGAGACTCAACTCAATCACTCCGAGGCACAGTGCCAAGACGCGCGAGTAAACCTCGAAACCATGGGGGCTGAACTC
This DNA window, taken from Corynebacterium kutscheri, encodes the following:
- a CDS encoding SNF2-related protein, which gives rise to MPWLVNELGNTWPFDTVVIDELSSFKNHKSKRFKALKTKLLQIHRIIGLTGTSAPNSLEDIWAPFRLIDQGQRLGKTSPTTATGTSS
- a CDS encoding DEAD/DEAH box helicase; this encodes MKTTDYLDLPPLATTTINVHLNPKERTIYNQLCDDMVTTIDTGTAGTLSNKLQQLSSGDIYTDDGVRHIHNQKLDALADIVEQASGNTILVAYWFKHELERLEAKFPQGKELSTSQDMDDWCEQKIPIGFIHPASAGHGLNLQTGGHIMVWLTTPWSLELYEQTNARLFRQGQTQPVSIIHINATNTIDDDVMAALERKDITQSALINAVKAQLGKDAP